TGATGTCTCCTGAGGCGTCGCGTCTATCGCTTGCCAGCCACCGTATCCTGACATTCATGAGGAAATTTTAATAGCGTCATTAGTTTAGTATTTTGTTCATCAGAATTGTTTCCCGTTGGGTCGATCGGCTTACCGATTAATCGGCCTAatgggaatatttttttgtatcaatgAACTCAATCGGCCTAATAGGAAAAAAGTCCGTCTTAGTCGGTAGGCCAATCGGCCCAACTGGAAACATCtgtcttttattgttttgttttatactagaTTGTTCTCGTggaatattaaagttattgatGGGTAAAttactaaacattttttttagattagcTAATTCAGTATTCTCTCTACATACCCGGTGGCAGATCAGGTCGCGTCATCCAAACGTCATTCCACACGTGGTAGTTCCAAATGGAGTCAGCTCCGTTGGCATTGTTGGGATCGTAGTCCATCTCCTCCATCGTCTCCGTGTAATACTTATCCACGGTTAGCGAACTGTTAGCGTCATGAGCTGATACAAGGTTGGAGACGACACGGGAAGGAATACCCAGAGCTCGACAAACTGGAtacgaaaaaaattactgtcaaaattataagttaattGATCAAAATTCTGGAAAAAGGttaaacttaagttttttatgtcaTAAGTTGGCTAACGTAGAAGCGGCCATATGATTTTGACGAAATACCGAAGCGACTtttgtccatagacatctgtaAATGAAGATGCGTTACCTATCTTTAATTACCAGAGaaagggacgcacagaaagatgaTATTTCCCCTCCTATGCttaatccacttccccttttttctccttataagaaaacatcgggaagggaacgtggactaaaattaggtcttccataaatttgaaattaagcACACATCATTGAAATTGCGAAATCAATACACTATGTAActaatattagataaattgtactaaaattatttggtCACTTACAGCGATAACCTTTGACTTTAACTATCTTAATTGTTCTTGTAATTTGTTCAAAGAAGTCAATTGAGTCAAAAAAACATTCTGAATCTATCGTAAAGACCATAAAGATTGGAAGAGCATAAATAGACCAAAAGATAAACTAATGGTCTAAACAAGATTAGATTAGAGCGGTATTAATTAAGATCCCTGTGGAACGTCATGTAATACTAGACTGGAATTAAACGTGCTACTTTTTAGTAATTACATACCCGTGGTAACAACCCCAGCGAAGACCCAACATTGTCCGTATGGCACCTCCTGCTGCGTCTCCAAATACTGTGCGAGGATGTCAACGGAGCCGGTCCATTCGGAAGGTGCGGTGCCATCTTCGTACTCCCCGTCCCAGCGACCCACCAACACGCCTGCGTCGTCGTTGGAGTTCACGATGCGAGAGATAACACGCGCCATCTTCACTGGGTCGCCGCGTCTGAAACAAAcaacatgaaattaaattggtcTTTTCACAAAACAGTCTTTAAATGATGGTAGTCGCCAGTAaaaaacatctgttgcacgaattagCGAGCTCGCCTGCAGTACTAAGACCATATAGACCACAGGCAAcaaatggaagcaattctgcgtaCAGACTGATGAGTGTGTGTCGGAGACACAATTTGAGTCCTCTTtaccttcccacctttttttttataacgaaagaatgggaagggaaagtggatttaacGGAAAAGGGAACGCCTAAAAAGggcaaatattctctttctatgcgtccatAAGATTTTCATGGTTTAACTTACTGATGGAATGGCATCTCAGCTCTATCCAGCATGAACATACAAGCCGGTAGTACTGCGGCGTCAAACTGGCCGTAGAACCAGGGCTTCCCACGCGTGGTCTTGATCGGTCCCACCCACACTTTGCCCACGTCGTTGAGAACATACTCTTGCAGAAGATCAGTGTCTTCCATATACGTCTGGTCATCTAAAGAATAAGTTATATgtcaaataaatgtatttgcaACTTGCTTTAGCCTGCAATTGAGATTcttgtaatataatacataccAGGGTTCCATGGGTTGAAAAGAATGTAGATATCCTGGTCGAAGTCATAGAAGGCCCTGTCTGATGAGCTCTTCAGTCTGGTGATAACACGGAGAGCCCAGGAGCCCACGGGGGCAGTGATTGGTGTAGACACCTGCaacaacaattaaaatctaaaattactTACGTACTTAAatgaacttatttttttaccccAGGAATTAAAAGATTCAAACTTCATAGCGACTAAGTTTAGCATATTATGTTCGCGAAGTAGGTGCCAGATATACCTACCTGGTTAAAGGAAAGCGTTCGGAATAGTTAGTTCACGTCCtgctaatatttaaaattgtattatgtcCAACGTCTAATATAAAATCGCAAACAGCATTAAAGTTTGAATGGTACTGtatatacaaacaaacaaaattattagaacTTGATAATTGAACCCCGTTTTCTATAGCTAGTATACAATTACggaatttttatgtttactacTTTTTTGTACGTTTTTGTCTAGACAAATTGATTGACTTGATTTAATAATTggacttattttttattggccgctaaaaactaaacaatatGATCATTTTAGCAGAGGTATGTGATTTGAACATACgtcatacatatatatgtatttatacgtTACTTTGTAAATGTGAAAACGAGTTTAGAAGCAACATATTACAAgtataagatttatatataaaaattaaacctatAAGTTTCTTTAATTCTCTACAAACGGacatttaaatgattattaattacatttacgaTGTACTAATGCTAAGCCAATAAGGCAAGTGaaatgataatattgaaattactaaCAATTCTACGTTCCCGCGTCCGCCATTTTGTCCGGAcgattgaattatttaacacatttttagAACGTCtgtgtttatttgtaaacattactttttatagGTACTATTAGTGTTATAACTTCTcgaattttatacataaaatattttccttatggccagttataatttattcataataacttatctattatttaattttactttaagtatttaatttaatttttcctatcgataaaaatgttataacaagaatataaattgtaaattatgtcGATATCAcgataagttttaaataaatcctttataatattgtaatttaatgtcTAATGGGTTGAAATACCAGACAGACGAACACTGTCTGTGTTATTACCTAGAACAATTGGCATATTATCAAACAGgacatattttacaaatgttaattatgacggaaaatgtattaaaataatacattaattatattcgATTACGAATTGAAATACTtaactttgaattaaaattttatatgtaacataatatttagttgttgaattattatgtttcttagtaactagcagtcgcccgcgactccgtcctatgcctatgttcttccagaatatgttttatatatgtgcCAATGTGTGcgtagaacggctcaacggatctcaatgaaatttagtatacatgtagaacatggtctggaagaacacataggctacttaataagttttttttaaatcagcgcggacggagtcgcgggcgaatgctagtaatattaaatgcgaatatttagatggatggatggatggcttGTTTGAAGGTTTCACCGGAACGGTTTCAACGGATATggctgaaatttgacaaagacgtagaacatagtgcggaagaacacaaaggctagtTATTGAGAAAAATGGATctcgtaaataaaataaatttgtattttgtatcaCGCGTTTCTGCATCGTAAATCTGATAAACACCAGACAGTCtgtttaagataaaatgtaacaaaaaattatcagTTACAGCCGCAATGAATcagtaattacattttaggATTCCTTCCACGTATATGCAGTTAATTTGGTTGCAGTTTGACATTACTTAATAGCAAGGTCGAATTTGTAAGATTATCCGTCGGTTTTAAAGGTTAAAGGTTTTATTTGGTACAATTGTTAGTCATAAAAGCAATCTATTACATATACACAGTTTGTCTTCTAAACGTGGCTTGCATATGGATTTTGAATACATATTGAGTAACAGTAATTTGGTAgattaaaaaccattttttttgtcCTTAAGTccacgtttgttccgggtaatcttaGGAATAGATGTATCGATTTTGACAGGAAGGTAATTGATGGTAGCGGGAATATTATAAGGAtactttttattccgcgaTAATGAAGTCGGGGGTGACAGcttttttatcatataaaagcAGGTAAAAGCTGACCTCAAATGAAACGGTGTCTGACTGCACGTCGAGGAGTTTGGCAGTCCACATGTGCTTGTCTGTGACAGCCTCTCGGTGGATGAACGTCGCGCCCTGCGTGTCCATCTGAGGCTTGTCACCTGTTGAAAAAGGTTACAGATCAACGAATCAAGTCATCTTTAATACAAGAAATAAGTactacaaattaatgtttgtttttattttaattctgaacAGGCAGAGCCGCGGGCGAGCTAATTAGTTATATTTCTTACCAAGTGTGAACATTAGTTGTACGATGTCTTCATTTTCATCAAAGGGTCGCGTGAAACGAACCACACCATTGAAAGGTTGACCACGTCGTACGATTGTCGTCGTAGGATTCTCTTCGTTTACCACTTCAAATCTAGagagataaaattaaacataaaaccaACTGAATATAGAAACCGATGTAATACTCTGGGaaagtaaaagaattaaatgacTGCTCAACCTTcaaacatcatcatcagctcactattcgtccccactgaggggctcagaACCTAACCCAAGTTAGGGGGTGACTAGTTCATagttaaccacgctggccaagtgcgggttaacttcacacatatcattgaaattcttctcagatatatgcagcatcacgatgttttccttcaccgtaagagcgtcggataaatgtacataatatgtaaatcgaaaaacacattggtacatagcgggattcgaacccaggacctgcagattgcaactCAAGTGCTTGacccttgagccaccgacgctcttgcAATCTTCAAACAATAGAATAGAAATAGACACAGgtcttttaacatattttttgacGAGAGGCTCTCAAAATTTAGAAGATTGGATTGGGCAAGTTTCAGTTTAATTGGATACTGCTGTGGACATAAAAGTGTACGgtgaagttaatttttttatgttttaatttttttttcgttattcgCGGGAAACATTACAGTTATGagatagataaaaatttattgcattGTCTATAGAATACTTTACTATCaacaattctttaaaatatgtagtaaCGTGAACCGGTTgagaagtaataataattatccgcaataaaacaaaataaacgcaattaaagtagaaaaattcattgtttattgctttgtttgtacaatacaaattaaattgtctGTAATAATTCTGTggacaatttaaaaaaggaactcAACCTCTCATGAGTTTAAGTTTTGAATCGTTTGAAAATTCAGTCAGATAGTTTAAAATCGCAATGTAATCattgtaaatacataaaaaaaaacaatcgaatTGAGCACCTCCTCTTTTTTGAAgacagttaaaaattaaaagaagtgAAGAAGAaactattacaattaaaaaataaaacgtccaaggtttacaacaaaatatctGAGTGAAAATAGACGCAGCTGCACGTAAACTTTCCGATATTTGATGAAGTAAAAGAAGAGTTTATGTTTTACTAATACTGTATTGTATTTGGGCTCGTCCGGGATTTGAACCCGGGACCTCTCGCACCCGAAGCGAGAATCATACCCCTAGACCAACGAGCCACAGACTACacgtttacaaatttattattattcctttataacaaactgtagttatttattgtgtaaaaacttaactaaaataatttaagctttTGAGAATTAGCGTACTGTTtagtcttttaatttttagccgacttcaaaaagaaggaggttatcaattcgactgtatttttttatggtgtgttaccgcgatgctcgGCCCCTGGTatggattttgataaaaaatattttaatcgaaaggaagtgcttgcagatgggtcccattctttttttatataatacacatTACTCACTTGATAGTGTTGTGTGGTTGCGCGTTCTCTTTCGGGTAGAAATGTACAACATCCACTTGCAAAGGTTCCATAATGTAGaaatatatctaaaacaaaaaataattagcatTTCTTAAATATCTAAGTCACTTTAGGactaacaataaacaattgaaaaactGCATCGtaaagtttactttttttttcattggcAGAAGCAACGACAAAGCTTTTGCCTACaaaatgtcataatttttcCGTTTCGAAACATCGATCGTGAAAATGTAAAGCCTATTGAGTACAATGTGTCCTAGAAAACATAGTAATGGATTATGTCATAGTATATTTAgcgttcaaataatttatttttaaccatgCTACGTGCATTATAAGCGATGATCTAAACCGTTTTGCATCCGTTACTATCATTGACAAGATATTTATCTACGTTTataagtaacaaatataataggCTGAGTGTAGTCACGAGCGGAACTTCCAcgaatgtaaacaaaattctttggttaaattaatttaatttgaaattaaataaaatgaaaagaattctgagataaatttaaataaaattaaaaaaaaaaaacaagcttttattatgttgttgtaaataaaGACGTGTCCAAACTCGATAAGTCATTTCAGTAAGGATTTCCTATGTCCACCTTCTAATTCCATCATATTGCATTGTAACAtatgtatgcaaaatttcaactCAATCAGTAAACAGAAAacggtttaaatttaattcgcaAGATTTGATGACAAACATCGGGACAAgtgtaactaaaatataaacaactttgatttttttttttcaatttagaaatttcaaaaccacctatataaaatataaaatcttttatcgATTGTGTCGTCTAAATGCATCAACGTAGACATGTCTTGAATATACAATGCTGTTCTAGTGAAAGCTGAATTTGGCAAGAAAAGCATGTTAGTGTTAATGCTGGTAACATACGATACTTGAATAGCATGTACTAGGCGTGATCTGAATGAAGTTAggaataactattttttaccTAAAAGACAAGTGAGGTTATAGAAATGTTTCGAACAAAGTTGAGAGAAGCAACAATGTTTCTGGCGACTTTGAAAGATTGGTTTTTCTTCGCGTAGTttgcaatcttactaatattataaatgcgaatgtttggatgaatggatagatATATCCAgtacggctcaatggatcttgatgaaatttgtcgtAAATGTagatagtctgaaagaatacatatgctactttgtaagttttttttaattctacgcggactgtcgcgggcgacagctaatagaGATTTAATCACAGATACgtattagaatttttaatttattgtttttcttaaatataatacaaacataGTAATTcgaagataataaatatttacatatttatacgactatgttcattttatatatatttttaaattttagtacaatgttaaattacaaagttataatcgtaaaaagttttaacaattcgtattaatttttctatttcttttttatcggtattttatttaattaaaaactatatcttCATTGGATTTcgctaaaattattattacgatcaagtaaaaaaaaaatacgttatattaaaaaaattaccttataCTGCCAAATAAACAAGCACAATCACAGCACAACACTATCTAAACTATTAATCGAAACGTATAATAAACAAGCTTCAGAAGAAACAAGTCAACAGTGGGTGCGCGCGCGCAAAACTGATGCCAGATTTTGGGACGCGCGGAGTATATCTTCAGAAACGGCCAGTGGCGCCGGTTTCGTATTACAACCATAATTCAACCAATTTCATGGACAAGTCCTGTTATACAACCATACCTACTGAACGTAGTATTTTTCAATCGCTTTCCGGTACACCTATCTTTTGACGATATACCAAAAAAAGTTGAAACTATGTTGCTAGGATAATAAGATTTTGTTAGTAAACatagtaaaaaagtaaaaaaaaaaatattttttcttaaaatattcaaaaaatacagAATCAATTTAGTATCAGATTcgagattaataaaaattataatttagttcttAATTcttcgtattattttttttttaatacgaagataagattttttaatctgtggtaGTTTTATAACGCATTAAAAGTCGTATAGATGGCGTAATTATCAGGCGATGATCTTATCTTTAAggtatttgaaattttctCCTATCCACTTGCGTCCATCGATCAGTATGAATCACAAGAAGCATAATATGAAGACAGTTTCACTGATGACAGCACAATATGGTATGTAATGAGTAAGATGTACTTTATATAGTATATACTAAGATGTTGAACAACAAATATCTGATATTACTCTACGTAATTT
This DNA window, taken from Papilio machaon chromosome 16, ilPapMach1.1, whole genome shotgun sequence, encodes the following:
- the LOC106716544 gene encoding hemocyte protein-glutamine gamma-glutamyltransferase, translated to MEPLQVDVVHFYPKENAQPHNTIKFEVVNEENPTTTIVRRGQPFNGVVRFTRPFDENEDIVQLMFTLGDKPQMDTQGATFIHREAVTDKHMWTAKLLDVQSDTVSFEVSTPITAPVGSWALRVITRLKSSSDRAFYDFDQDIYILFNPWNPDDQTYMEDTDLLQEYVLNDVGKVWVGPIKTTRGKPWFYGQFDAAVLPACMFMLDRAEMPFHQRGDPVKMARVISRIVNSNDDAGVLVGRWDGEYEDGTAPSEWTGSVDILAQYLETQQEVPYGQCWVFAGVVTTVCRALGIPSRVVSNLVSAHDANSSLTVDKYYTETMEEMDYDPNNANGADSIWNYHVWNDVWMTRPDLPPGYGGWQAIDATPQETSSGMYQCGPASLEAIKQGVIGLGYDVEFMLASVNADLMRWRKDPEAETGFTMVDTNNYHIGRMVLTKKPYVFDPLGDEDRQDITAEYKHREGTASERLALMNGVRYSERAKRYYAIAGNLSNEITFKLRDIDTVPIGHDFRVTVDIENTSREGHNIKAALSATSVFYNGVKSEVVKKVEGKIFVGPGKREQISILVKSDEYLPKLVEYCNMKISAMAIVDETKQSWADDDDFQVLKPNINIKFNEDLIINEPSLAVLSFVNPLERTLTGCEFRITSSALEGRTMRITAPDAPPHAPVTAELPFQPKKLGTINIIATFKSNELKDINGAASVEVLEG